From one Bradyrhizobium sp. Ash2021 genomic stretch:
- a CDS encoding tail fiber protein, whose product MAQPYVGEIRLFAGNFAPAGWMFCEGQLLPISEFETLFNLIGTTYGGDGQATFALPDMRGRLPVHQGNGFTLAQTGGVEEVTLTTSQIPAHSHPFVATINIGGGSAPGNNVLAQSSTVKVYSAVSPNVAFGASSITNTGGSQPHTNFQPYLCVDYIISLFGIFPSQT is encoded by the coding sequence ATGGCACAGCCTTATGTGGGAGAGATTCGCTTGTTCGCCGGCAATTTTGCGCCGGCCGGCTGGATGTTCTGCGAAGGACAGCTGCTGCCGATCTCCGAATTCGAAACCCTGTTCAACCTGATCGGCACCACCTATGGCGGCGACGGCCAGGCCACGTTCGCGCTGCCGGACATGCGCGGGCGTCTTCCGGTTCACCAGGGCAACGGCTTTACCCTGGCCCAGACCGGCGGGGTCGAGGAAGTGACGCTCACGACGTCGCAGATCCCCGCACACAGCCATCCGTTTGTGGCGACCATCAATATTGGCGGCGGGAGCGCGCCGGGCAACAACGTCCTCGCGCAATCCTCCACGGTCAAGGTGTATTCGGCCGTATCGCCCAACGTGGCGTTCGGTGCGTCGTCGATCACCAACACCGGCGGCAGCCAGCCTCATACCAACTTCCAGCCCTATCTCTGCGTCGACTACATCATCTCGCTTTTCGGCATCTTCCCGAGCCAGACCTAG
- a CDS encoding tail fiber protein, with the protein MAEPFLAEIRIMSFGFPPKGWALCDGQLLPINQNQGLFSLLGTTFGGDGRVNFGLPNLDGRTPMHMGNGHTLGERGGEQGHTLSISELPQHIHSAQASPTDGDQVIATNNYLGPVSQLYGAPTNLTSLVPSEISLVGGSQAHLNMQPFLVLSFCIALQGIFPSQT; encoded by the coding sequence ATGGCCGAGCCGTTTCTCGCAGAAATCCGCATAATGTCATTCGGCTTCCCGCCGAAAGGCTGGGCGCTTTGCGACGGTCAACTGCTTCCCATCAACCAGAATCAGGGCCTGTTCTCGTTGCTGGGAACGACATTCGGCGGCGACGGGCGCGTCAATTTCGGCCTGCCCAATCTGGACGGGCGAACGCCGATGCATATGGGCAATGGTCACACGCTCGGCGAGCGCGGCGGCGAGCAGGGTCACACACTGAGTATATCGGAATTGCCGCAGCATATCCATTCTGCGCAGGCCTCTCCGACCGACGGCGATCAGGTGATCGCAACGAATAATTATCTCGGACCGGTAAGCCAGCTGTACGGAGCGCCTACCAATCTCACCTCCCTTGTTCCAAGTGAGATCAGCCTCGTCGGCGGCAGCCAGGCGCATCTGAACATGCAGCCGTTCCTGGTCCTTAGTTTCTGTATTGCCCTTCAGGGCATTTTCCCGTCACAGACCTGA
- a CDS encoding tandem-95 repeat protein has translation MSTIPAFTFGGITRPALILDPSGNIILDPAAQAFMDTYGTKALYAGCPPGTPFPPIPDLLTTPVDTNPTTNSVLENAAVNTPVGITASSNSLLPFAITYSLTGDNSGGGFKIDPHTGVVSVADHTKIDFETSPGHAYTVTVQATDGIFTTSQSFAIAVGNVNEAPTGASSTLTTNEDTAHVFTVADFGFSDPQDNPSPNALQAVHIDTVSGSGSLTNNGNPVIAGSVISAADIIAGHLKFTPAADANGASYASFTFQVQDNGGTANGGVDTDPTAKTITINVTPVNDAPSFTEGANQTLLEDAGPQTVAGFATGISAGPANEAGQTVNFLTSNDNSALFSVQPTIDATGQLTFTAAANGFGVAHVTVQAHDNGGTANGGVDTSPGQTFTITVGPVNDAPSFTVGADPTSPEDSGAQTINGFASNISDGPNETGQTLNFIVSNNNNALFSVQPSIDANGNLTYTPAANANGNATVQVQLHDNGGTANGGVDTSAVQTFHINVPAVNDAPSFTIGANQVTLEDSGAHTVNGFVTGISPGPADEAGQTVNFLVSDDNNAMFSVQPSIDASGNLTYTLAANANGSATVSVQAHDNGGTANGGVDTSAAQTFTIGATAVNDAPVGTANTLTILEDHTHAFTAAEFGFTDPVDAASASGANVFQDVIITTIPGGAAGTLTLSGGAVAAGQVIAVANIGNLVFTPAANANGSAEASFTFQVQDDGGTANGGVDTDPTPKTITFNVTPVNDAPAGTDSTISAQGAHTFIAADFGFTDPSDAAGAAGANHLLAVEITTIPASGSLTLNGSPVSAGQFVTAADIGSGLLIFTPSGNSSGSFTFQVQDDGGTANGGADLDLSPNTLTIIQNTPPVANDDSVSATEAGGLNNSVPGLNPSGNVILGTGAPGDVQDTDAQDASSALAVVAVHTGPEGGSLATGTVGVPLAGAHGTLTLNLDGSYTYLVNQTDAAVQALHTAAETITDVFNYTIQDTGGLQDTATLTITIHGADDLPQAVADTGTMTEDDAPTSFNVIANDTQDPDHTALNTIAVGPGSVTVTGPAGETFANTDATATIVSNEVQVSLNNAHFQQLALGEHATITVPYTLTGDAGETSSANLVVTVNGVNDVPVAVDDSGSITEDQVGTFTVLTNDTLDADHGAPNNVTTGAVTNLSAPGGEGITTSDIGVSVNGSNQVVVTLGSNFQHMQDGQTTTFDVPYTLHGDQAGDTSTATLHVTVNGANDAPVAANFTFNGVNSAIGNTDLVVNDPTDGAPDPAGPQVTITASLLGGATDVDGPGPLVVVAGTITTAHSGTVIMEADGDFTYKPPVGYIGSDSFTYQVSDQNAGVSGVGLGTGTVTINVASPHVWYVNADAATDGDGSSEKPFNTLSHFAGVGGVDSSGDTIVLETASAHYTGGLTLENNEQLISQSAGVTIDGTTLFTPSGANAVLDGGLVLGTGNTIEGVDFGATSGFAVSGSSVGTLHLDDTTTGLINNASGGGISIGGSSNALTVNLSSVTTGGGTNGIALTNSSGTVHVHGGTISGASSADVALSGGTVAFTDDGAINDTTGTAVSIAGMTGGTQAFTGSVTGGAVALSTNTGATINFTGGVFINTSATNGTGFSATGGGTVTVTGATNTINSGQGTALDVENTTIGSGNLTFKSITSNGGSADGIILVNTGSTGGLHVTGDGSTAASGGTIANKTGADGSSTQGTGVFLNNTHDVELAYMQLNDFSNFAIRGNSVTGFTLDHSVINGDSGTSNSLSDPLAAFANVGEDAVRFTNLLGSGSITNSTISGGYTNTIMVENNTGTLNRLTIDHSTIGGRTDNGTGMNDGINFQADSGSTAMNLTVTNSALTTARAALIAVTNQVGTNTDVVFDNNTLTNNHPLTVSGGPGLDLAGLGNMTFDVSNNTFDMHAANGGTGIKSNVIEVNKGTGSGTSTFDGTISGNTIGVAATAHSGSGIGSNDIDINSQDNGVFNVLVKNNILTHYDTAGIQISQIAGNSTVNATVTGNTTSNGDSNAFAGLYVVAGSGLVGDNGIVNLNVSGNDFSNGDPANGSDVFLQQSSPSLSTFNLYKGVSASGSPSQVVLDNNLNPATTVVATSGTIHIVSTAPPLPLLAAPGGVQASSPTTGEMHLTQSELDSVVAAAIAEWAAAGATASQLAALHAATFSIADLSGSIIGDETSPAHITIDTDAAGHGWFIDPTPSDNSEFTHAVNAAGTDLLTDPTNAAAGHLDLLTAVVHEMGHVLGLPDSNSASAVNDLMYISLVDGERRLPDSTDVAQASTTPAVPSTPAGSSAFNQSFASNASGNGAGGFGGAGADNFVFAHGNIQGPTPPVTPVFALGDKFDFSALIPQSHGSLVGDASLIQAVGGAGGFAAPQVNTVDSSLGSKAGAILVNAAPTDGTHFGDAFNALLDGHTAVQTHAGWLV, from the coding sequence ATGAGCACCATTCCTGCATTCACGTTCGGCGGCATCACCCGTCCGGCCCTCATCCTGGACCCGTCAGGGAATATCATTCTCGATCCGGCGGCGCAGGCCTTTATGGATACTTACGGGACCAAGGCGCTCTATGCCGGCTGCCCCCCCGGCACGCCGTTTCCTCCGATTCCGGACTTGCTGACGACACCGGTCGACACCAACCCGACCACCAACAGCGTCCTCGAAAACGCGGCGGTCAATACGCCGGTCGGCATCACGGCTTCCTCGAACAGCCTGCTTCCCTTCGCGATCACCTATTCGCTCACCGGTGACAACTCCGGCGGTGGCTTCAAGATCGATCCGCACACCGGCGTGGTGTCGGTCGCCGATCACACAAAAATCGATTTCGAGACCAGCCCGGGGCACGCCTACACCGTCACCGTACAGGCCACCGACGGTATCTTCACCACGTCACAGAGTTTCGCGATTGCCGTCGGCAACGTCAACGAAGCGCCGACGGGTGCCAGCAGCACCCTTACCACGAACGAAGATACCGCCCATGTCTTCACCGTCGCCGATTTCGGATTTAGCGATCCCCAGGACAACCCGTCGCCAAACGCGCTTCAGGCCGTCCATATCGACACGGTGTCCGGCAGCGGCTCGCTGACCAACAACGGCAATCCGGTGATTGCAGGCAGCGTTATCTCGGCCGCCGACATCATTGCAGGCCACCTCAAGTTCACGCCCGCCGCCGATGCCAACGGCGCCAGTTATGCGAGCTTCACGTTCCAGGTGCAGGACAATGGCGGCACCGCCAACGGCGGCGTCGATACCGACCCGACGGCCAAGACCATCACGATCAATGTCACGCCGGTCAACGATGCGCCGAGCTTCACGGAGGGTGCGAACCAGACTCTTCTGGAAGATGCCGGTCCGCAAACCGTCGCCGGATTCGCCACCGGAATCTCGGCCGGCCCCGCGAATGAAGCCGGCCAGACCGTGAATTTCCTGACCAGCAACGACAACAGTGCGCTGTTCTCGGTGCAGCCGACCATCGATGCCACCGGCCAACTGACCTTCACGGCGGCCGCCAACGGGTTTGGCGTCGCGCACGTAACGGTGCAGGCGCACGACAATGGCGGCACCGCCAATGGCGGCGTCGACACTTCTCCCGGGCAGACCTTCACGATCACGGTCGGTCCGGTCAATGACGCGCCGAGCTTTACCGTGGGCGCCGACCCGACCTCGCCGGAAGATTCCGGCGCCCAGACCATCAACGGCTTTGCCAGCAACATCTCGGACGGCCCCAACGAGACCGGCCAGACGCTGAACTTCATCGTCTCCAACAACAACAATGCGCTGTTCTCGGTGCAGCCGAGCATCGATGCGAACGGGAACCTGACCTACACGCCGGCCGCCAATGCGAACGGCAATGCGACGGTCCAGGTCCAGCTGCACGACAATGGCGGCACCGCCAATGGCGGTGTCGATACCTCTGCGGTGCAGACGTTCCACATCAACGTCCCGGCGGTGAACGACGCGCCGAGCTTTACGATCGGCGCCAACCAGGTCACGCTTGAGGATTCCGGCGCCCACACCGTCAACGGCTTCGTGACCGGCATCTCGCCCGGTCCGGCCGACGAGGCCGGCCAGACCGTGAACTTCCTGGTCTCGGACGACAACAATGCGATGTTCTCGGTGCAGCCGAGCATCGATGCCAGTGGAAACCTGACCTACACGCTGGCCGCCAACGCGAACGGCAGCGCCACCGTCAGCGTGCAGGCCCACGACAATGGCGGCACCGCCAATGGCGGCGTCGACACCTCGGCGGCACAGACCTTCACCATCGGCGCCACCGCGGTGAACGACGCGCCGGTCGGGACCGCCAATACCCTGACGATCCTGGAGGATCATACGCACGCCTTCACGGCAGCGGAGTTCGGATTTACTGATCCGGTGGATGCCGCAAGCGCGAGTGGCGCCAACGTGTTCCAGGACGTGATCATCACCACGATTCCAGGCGGAGCCGCGGGCACGCTGACGCTGAGCGGCGGCGCCGTCGCGGCCGGCCAGGTCATCGCGGTCGCCAACATCGGCAACCTCGTTTTCACGCCGGCCGCCAACGCCAACGGATCAGCGGAGGCTTCCTTCACCTTCCAGGTCCAGGACGATGGCGGCACCGCCAATGGCGGCGTCGACACCGATCCGACGCCCAAAACCATCACCTTCAACGTTACCCCGGTCAACGATGCCCCGGCCGGCACCGACAGCACGATCAGCGCCCAAGGCGCGCATACCTTCATTGCGGCCGACTTCGGCTTCACCGATCCGTCCGACGCCGCAGGCGCCGCGGGTGCCAACCACCTGTTGGCAGTCGAGATCACGACGATACCGGCGTCCGGCTCGCTGACGCTTAATGGGTCCCCGGTATCCGCCGGCCAATTCGTCACCGCGGCGGATATCGGCAGCGGTCTTCTCATTTTCACGCCGTCGGGAAACAGCAGCGGCAGCTTCACCTTCCAGGTCCAGGACGATGGCGGCACCGCCAACGGCGGCGCCGATCTCGACCTGTCGCCGAACACGCTGACGATCATTCAGAACACGCCGCCGGTCGCCAACGACGATTCGGTCTCCGCCACCGAAGCCGGCGGTCTCAACAATTCGGTCCCCGGCCTCAATCCGTCCGGCAACGTCATCCTCGGCACCGGCGCGCCCGGCGACGTCCAGGACACCGACGCGCAGGATGCGAGCAGCGCGCTCGCCGTCGTTGCGGTTCACACCGGCCCCGAGGGCGGGTCGCTCGCGACGGGCACCGTCGGGGTGCCCTTAGCTGGCGCCCACGGCACGCTGACGCTGAATTTGGACGGCTCCTACACCTATCTGGTGAATCAGACCGATGCCGCGGTCCAGGCGCTGCATACCGCGGCCGAAACGATCACCGACGTCTTCAACTACACCATCCAGGACACCGGCGGCCTGCAGGACACCGCGACGCTGACCATCACCATCCACGGCGCCGACGATTTGCCGCAGGCGGTCGCCGACACCGGCACCATGACCGAGGACGACGCGCCGACCTCGTTCAACGTCATCGCCAACGACACCCAGGATCCCGACCACACGGCCTTGAACACAATCGCGGTCGGTCCCGGCAGCGTCACCGTCACCGGCCCGGCCGGCGAGACCTTCGCCAATACCGACGCGACGGCGACCATCGTCAGCAACGAGGTTCAGGTTTCGCTGAACAACGCGCACTTCCAGCAGCTCGCGCTCGGCGAGCACGCCACGATCACCGTGCCCTACACGCTGACCGGCGATGCCGGCGAGACCTCATCCGCCAATCTCGTCGTCACCGTCAACGGCGTCAACGACGTGCCGGTCGCGGTGGACGATTCCGGCTCCATCACCGAAGACCAGGTCGGCACCTTCACGGTCCTGACCAACGATACGCTCGACGCCGACCACGGCGCGCCGAACAACGTCACCACGGGCGCCGTGACCAACCTGAGCGCTCCCGGGGGCGAAGGCATCACGACGTCGGACATCGGTGTCAGCGTCAACGGATCGAACCAGGTCGTGGTGACGCTCGGCTCCAATTTCCAGCACATGCAGGACGGCCAGACCACGACATTCGACGTGCCCTATACGCTGCACGGCGATCAGGCCGGCGATACCTCGACGGCGACGCTGCACGTCACCGTGAACGGCGCCAACGATGCGCCGGTCGCGGCCAATTTCACCTTCAACGGCGTCAATAGCGCCATCGGCAATACCGACCTCGTGGTCAACGACCCGACCGACGGAGCGCCGGATCCGGCCGGCCCGCAGGTGACCATCACCGCCAGCCTGCTCGGCGGCGCCACCGATGTCGACGGCCCCGGCCCGCTCGTCGTGGTGGCCGGCACGATCACGACCGCCCACAGCGGCACCGTCATCATGGAGGCGGACGGCGATTTCACCTACAAGCCGCCGGTCGGCTATATCGGTTCGGATTCCTTCACCTACCAGGTATCCGACCAGAACGCAGGCGTCTCGGGCGTCGGCCTCGGCACGGGAACGGTGACCATCAACGTCGCCTCGCCGCATGTCTGGTACGTCAACGCCGACGCAGCCACCGACGGCGACGGCTCGTCGGAAAAACCGTTCAACACCTTGTCGCATTTCGCCGGCGTCGGCGGCGTCGACTCCTCGGGCGACACCATCGTCCTCGAGACGGCGAGCGCCCACTATACCGGCGGGCTGACGCTCGAGAACAACGAGCAACTGATCAGCCAGAGCGCGGGCGTGACCATCGACGGCACCACGCTGTTCACCCCCAGCGGCGCCAACGCCGTCCTCGACGGCGGCCTCGTGCTCGGCACCGGCAACACCATCGAGGGCGTCGATTTCGGCGCGACCTCCGGCTTTGCGGTGTCCGGCTCCAGCGTCGGCACCCTCCACCTCGACGACACCACGACAGGCCTGATCAACAACGCTTCCGGCGGCGGCATCAGCATCGGCGGCTCGTCGAACGCCCTCACCGTCAACCTCTCCAGCGTCACCACAGGCGGCGGCACCAACGGCATCGCGCTGACCAATTCGTCCGGCACGGTCCATGTCCATGGCGGCACCATCTCCGGCGCTTCCAGCGCCGACGTCGCGCTGAGCGGCGGCACCGTTGCCTTCACCGATGACGGCGCAATCAACGACACCACCGGAACGGCCGTCTCGATCGCCGGCATGACCGGCGGCACCCAGGCCTTCACCGGCTCGGTCACCGGCGGCGCCGTGGCGCTTTCAACCAATACCGGCGCCACCATCAACTTCACGGGCGGCGTGTTTATCAACACCTCCGCTACCAACGGCACCGGCTTCAGCGCCACCGGCGGCGGCACGGTGACGGTGACGGGCGCGACCAACACCATCAATTCGGGACAGGGCACGGCGCTCGACGTCGAGAATACGACGATCGGCTCGGGCAACCTCACCTTCAAGAGCATCACCTCGAATGGCGGATCCGCCGACGGCATCATCCTGGTCAACACCGGATCGACCGGTGGCCTGCATGTGACCGGCGACGGCTCGACCGCCGCCAGCGGCGGCACCATCGCCAACAAGACCGGCGCCGATGGCAGCAGCACGCAAGGCACCGGCGTCTTCCTGAACAATACCCACGATGTTGAGCTTGCCTACATGCAGCTCAACGATTTCAGCAATTTCGCGATCCGCGGCAACAGCGTCACCGGCTTTACGCTGGATCACAGTGTCATCAATGGCGACAGCGGAACCTCGAACAGCCTGTCCGACCCGCTGGCGGCCTTTGCCAATGTCGGCGAAGACGCAGTCCGGTTTACCAACCTGCTCGGCTCCGGCTCGATCACCAATTCGACCATCAGCGGCGGCTATACCAACACGATCATGGTCGAGAACAACACCGGGACCTTGAACCGGCTGACGATCGATCACTCCACCATCGGCGGCCGGACCGACAATGGCACCGGCATGAACGACGGCATCAACTTCCAGGCCGACTCTGGAAGCACGGCGATGAACCTCACCGTGACCAACAGCGCGCTGACCACCGCGCGCGCCGCTTTGATTGCGGTCACCAACCAGGTCGGCACCAATACCGACGTCGTGTTCGACAACAATACGCTGACCAACAATCATCCGCTGACGGTCTCGGGCGGCCCGGGCCTCGACTTAGCCGGCCTCGGCAACATGACGTTCGACGTTTCCAACAACACGTTCGACATGCACGCCGCCAATGGCGGCACCGGCATCAAGTCCAACGTCATCGAGGTCAACAAGGGCACCGGCAGCGGCACCTCGACGTTCGATGGGACGATCTCCGGCAACACCATCGGCGTTGCCGCCACCGCCCATTCGGGCAGCGGCATCGGCTCGAACGATATCGACATCAACAGCCAGGACAATGGTGTGTTCAACGTCCTGGTCAAGAACAACATCCTCACCCATTACGACACCGCCGGCATCCAGATCTCCCAGATTGCGGGGAACAGCACAGTCAATGCGACGGTCACCGGCAATACCACCAGCAACGGCGACTCGAATGCCTTCGCCGGCCTCTATGTCGTAGCCGGCTCCGGCCTCGTGGGGGACAACGGCATTGTAAACCTCAATGTCAGCGGGAATGATTTTTCCAACGGCGATCCAGCAAATGGCAGCGATGTCTTCCTGCAGCAAAGCAGCCCGAGTCTCTCGACGTTCAACCTGTACAAGGGCGTTTCCGCTTCCGGCAGCCCAAGCCAGGTCGTGCTCGACAACAACCTCAATCCCGCCACCACGGTCGTCGCGACCTCCGGGACCATCCACATTGTGAGCACTGCACCGCCCCTACCGCTGCTCGCGGCCCCCGGCGGCGTGCAGGCTTCCTCGCCGACAACGGGCGAGATGCATCTGACCCAGTCAGAACTCGACTCCGTCGTGGCCGCGGCGATCGCGGAGTGGGCCGCCGCCGGCGCTACGGCCAGCCAGCTCGCTGCGCTTCACGCCGCCACTTTCAGTATCGCCGACCTGTCCGGCAGCATCATCGGCGACGAAACGTCTCCGGCGCATATCACGATCGACACCGATGCCGCCGGCCATGGCTGGTTCATCGATCCGACGCCGTCGGACAATTCGGAATTCACCCACGCCGTCAACGCCGCCGGCACCGACCTTCTGACCGACCCCACAAATGCGGCGGCCGGCCATCTCGATCTGCTCACCGCAGTGGTGCACGAGATGGGTCACGTGCTCGGGCTACCCGACAGCAACTCGGCAAGCGCCGTCAACGACCTGATGTACATCAGTCTCGTCGATGGCGAGCGGCGGCTGCCGGATTCCACCGACGTCGCCCAGGCCAGCACGACACCCGCCGTGCCTTCGACGCCGGCGGGGTCGAGCGCCTTCAACCAATCGTTCGCTTCAAATGCTTCCGGCAACGGTGCCGGCGGCTTCGGCGGCGCGGGGGCGGACAATTTCGTGTTCGCCCATGGCAACATCCAGGGCCCGACGCCGCCTGTCACGCCTGTCTTCGCTTTGGGCGACAAGTTCGACTTCTCGGCGCTGATCCCGCAATCCCACGGTTCGCTGGTCGGCGACGCGTCGCTGATACAAGCCGTCGGCGGAGCGGGCGGGTTCGCAGCGCCGCAGGTCAATACGGTCGACAGCAGCTTGGGAAGCAAGGCTGGCGCTATTTTGGTCAACGCCGCGCCAACCGACGGGACGCATTTCGGCGACGCCTTCAACGCGCTGCTCGACGGCCATACGGCCGTTCAGACCCACGCCGGCTGGCTGGTGTGA